GAAAGAATTGCATTCTGCTATAGAAAAGGATATGACACATTTATTGTCATTAATGCCAGCTAATTGGATGGAGGATTTAAAACAGCCTATAATAATGGCTTCTAGAATCTTATATGATGATAATAAGGATAGCATCCTAGAAAATCTTTTGAATTGGAATGGCTGCTTATCTCCAGGTATAAATAATTTAAAAAAAATAAAAGCATTAGCCTCAATTTTTCTTACCTCTCAGGATACATTGAGAAGCCCTAAAGGATTGAGTAAAAAAAATGGTTTCCCTCCTGGATCTCCCCATAAAAAAAAATTTTCAGAATGGTTAATGACTGTTAAAGATAGTCATGATTGGGTAGTTTATTTAGTAATGTTGCGTTATGCTCCGGATGATATTACAGAAAATCAGTGGAATGTTTTATCTGACCATTTAAATGTATTATTGTTGTCTGTCGCTAATCTCTCGTTGCAGTTTAGGCAACGAGGAGAGATAGACTTCATAGAAATTGCTCAAAGAGCAGTCGCCGTTTTAGGAAATGAAGACAATCCGAGCGATCTGCTTTTAAAAATTGATTATGCTATATCGCATATTTTAGTAGATGAGTTTCAAGATACTAGTCATATACATTTTGAGTTGTTAAAGGTCATTATGTCAGGTTGGCAGAATGATTGTGGTAAATCTGTTTTTATAGTAGGTGATCCTATGCAATCCATATATAGGTTTAGAGGATCTGATGTAGGTTTGTTTTTAAATGTCATAAAATATGGCATTGGTGAAATAAAGCCATTTTTTTTGAAATTAGTGAGTAATTTTCGCTCGCAGTCAAATTTAGTAAAGTGGACTAATGGTGTTTTCAGTAGTTTATTCCCTTATAGCAATGATGAAAATATTGGCGCTATTTCATATAGTCCTTCTGTGTCTGTTAAACCAATAATAGACGGTTCAGCTGTTACTTTCCATCCATTATTTATAAAAAATAAGATTGTAGATAATGAGTTAGAGGAATTATCTTTAAATGTTATTGGCCAGGTTCTAGAGAAATCCTCGTTAAGTAATCTAGAATCAACTGCAATGTTAGTGCAGTCAAGGAATAACTTAGGTAATATGATAAATATCCTATCTAAGAATAAGATACCATTTCGTGCTGTTGAAATAACATCATTATCAGAAAAAACAATAGTGTCTGATTTGATGCAAATAATAAGAGCTATAGTTCATCCTGGAGATAGATTAGCATGGCTTTCAGTATTGCGATCGCCTTTTTGTGGTTTGAAGCTAGAAACTCTTCATATGATATTTGGGTCTGATCATAAAACACCTGTCCCAGTTATTTTAAGGAAAATATTAGATTCTCATTGTTCTACCCCTAATGATCCTAATGGCAACGTAAGATTTTTTTTATCAGGCGAAGATAGTCAAGAATCGCTGTCTACATTAGAGTATAGACGTTTAGTTAATATAGCTCATGTTTTATTGCATAGTAATTACTCAGGCTCGTTCCCATTTTCATCTTGGATTCGATATTTATGGGATCTGCTTGGAGGATCTAGTGTCTATAGCGATCCAGATGCTGATAATGATGCGGAGAGTATCTTTTGTTTAATAGATGAAATTGCTTCTTATGGGAATATTGATATTGATGTTCTTGAAAACGAAATATCTAATTTACTGATCACGTCAGATAATACTAAGATAGGAGAGCCTTTTATAGAAATAATGACTATACACAAAGCCAAGGGCTTGCAGTTTGATAATGTTATTTTGTATGGGATACATAACTCATCTATTAGAAATTTAGAGTCAATTATGAGATTTGAAAGCCATTTCGGAAATGTTTTATTCGCTCCGATGAAATCTAAGGTTAATGATGATCATGATCCTATGATAAAATATATTCGGCATAGAGATAAAGTAAGAGACAGTTACGAGCTAGATAGGTTAATATACGTTGCTGTTACTAGAGCAAAAAAAAAGATACATATAATTTCACCTGTATTAATAAAGGATGATAAAGTTACTGCTCCTAATAAAGATAGTTTATTGAATAGGTTATGGAAACATTTATTAATTCCAGATATTAAATATGGCGCTGTCTATGAAAAAAATAAAAGCAATGATAATATAATTAGTAGAGTTCTATACAATGATATTATTCCTGATAAAAAAATAGTATTTAATTCTACATCAGAGCTTACATCTAGTTATTTTTTTGGTTCTGATTACAATCATAGTTATATTATAAATAGGTTAATACTAGATTGGCTTGCTCAGATAGGTAAAACAGGGATTGATAATTACTCTGAGGGGTTTTATAGGTATTTGCCAATAGTAAAAAAGCAATTGCTTAGAAAAAGTTTTTTTGGTGATAATATAGAAGAATCAGCTATTTTAATAGTGAATCTCATAGAAAATTTTTTAAAAGATGATATGGGGATGTGGATACTATCTCATAAAAAATCTTATAGAGATATAGCTTTTGTTGATGGCGAAGGTCTATTTTTTAGAGCTGATGTTATTTTAGAGCTTGAGAATAGATTGTTGTTAGTCGAGTATAATTTATCAATGGTTAGCAAGAATGAGAGTATAGAGGATTTTGTAAAAAGAATTGTATTTAGTTGTAGGGACAAATTAAGCAATTGTTGTGATGCGATTAGTTTGACCTATGGCAAGCCATCAACTGCTGCAGTATGTTTTCCTTTTTACTGTATTTTGGTATATATTTAACAAATATATTATTGACTTGATAATTAATATCTAGCATATAACACACATACTCTGATAGAATAAAGCAAGGCGAGCTGCCTCACATGAGAATGTGATAACCTGGTCAGATTGGGAACAAAGCAGCCATATTCATGAGTATTTCAGTGTTGAGGATTTGCTCGCCGGGCTTTATTTCTTTCTTATGTCTATAAGAAACTATTAAGTATTAGTTAACGTAAGTGTTTTATTTTAGTTGTTCTATTATATGAATTGTTTGGCCTTAGCTAGAAAATGGCGTCCTAGGAGATTTTGTGATGTTATAGGACAAGAACATGTTGTTCATACTTTAGTTAATTCTTTAGATACAGGACGTTTGCATCATGCATGGTTGTTCTCTGGCACCAGAGGTGTTGGTAAAACAACTATAGCTAGGATATTGGCAAAATCATTAAACTGTGAAAAAGGTGTTAGTTCTAAGCCATGTGGTATTTGTGTTTCCTGTAATGGTATTGATGATGGTAATTCAGTAGACTATTTAGAGATGGATGCTGCATCAAATCGTGGTGTAGAGGATATGTCTGTTTTGCTAGATCAAGTGAACTATTCCCCTGTTTTGGGAAGGTATAAAGTTTACCTCATAGATGAGGTTCATATGCTTACAGGGCATGCATTCAACTCAATGCTTAAAACCTTAGAAGATCCTCCTTATCATGTTAAGTTTATTTTGGCTACAACTGATCCTCAAAAAATACCTGTTACTATACTTTCTCGTTGCATGCATTTCAGTTTAAGATCGATGTCTACAAAAGTAATATCTGATTTGCTAGAGAAAATATTAACTAAGGAATCAGTTCATTATGATAATTCTGCTGTTTCAATAATTTCTAGATTTGCTAGAGGCTCGATGAGGGATGCTCTATCTTTAACAGATCAAGTTGTCTCTTATAGCGGTGGACACATTACAGATAGGGCTTTAATATCTATATTGGGGCTAGTTGATAAAGATCATCTAGTTAGAATATTTAAGTCTGTAATAACTCATGATTCTTCAGAAATAATAAAAATAGCCAATGACATAGAATTTTCAGGTTTATCGTATGAAAATGTTTTATCTGAATTTGCTCTTATGTTATCCCATTTAATAATAATAAAGGAAGTCCCTTCATTAGATGATGATAGTCGTTTTTCTGACATGTCGCAAATTAAAGAAATAGCTAGCAATATTTCTATTGATTTAATATCGCTATTGTACTCGGTAATTTTAAATAGTATTTCTGAATTAGAAAAGTCTCCGGATAGCTACTCTGGGTTTGTAATTATTTTATTTAGATTGATCTCAATTATTAGTAGTTCTGACATAAATATAGATACTTCTGATATATATGAAGATAATGGCCATGATATAAAAAAAGATAGCTATTATCATGAGAATTCGGCTATAGGTAATAGCGTTGATTCACATAGCTCTGATAATTTAAATATGCCAAGCCTTGAAGAGGGTAGCTGCCGCACAAATGATACAGATAAAAAATTATTATTAAAGCCATTTGATAGTGATAGCCTGAATTCTATTAAATTGCTAGAAAGCATATCAATTCACACTTGGGTTGATTTGGTTAATAAATTGCCGTTATCTGGGCTTGCTGGAGAATTGGCTCGTCATAGTGAGTGGATTAATTTTGATGGAAGTTCAGTCTTTATTAGAGTTTCCTCAAAAGCTTTATTTGGACACGTGACACGTACACGACTTAAAACTATATTATGTGAATATTTTGGTATTGTTGTTGATCTGGTTGTTATTTTAGATATCACTGGAGATAAGACAGCACATGCTATTTCTAAGATGGAATATGAGTCTAAAAGATCCAAATTAAAGTTAATTGTTAATAATAATAAGTTTATTAGAAGTGTTATTAGTATTTTTGATGGCATGATTATGGAAGATACTATATGTTCTATAAGTTACTAGTTTCTATAATTCAATAAGGTATTTATTTTTTATGAAGAATCAAATTGCTGGTTTAATGCGTCAAGCGCAGCAAGTGCAGGAAAATATGAAGAAAATACAAGAAACATTGGCAGATATCCAAATAGAAGGATCTTCTGGTGGTGGTCTAGTAAGTGTTATTGTGACTTGTCGTCACGATGTCAAGAGTATCAAAATAGATGAAAGTTTATTATCTGATGATAAGGATATGTTGGAAGATTTAGTTGTTGCTGCTCTCAATGATGCATTAAGGAAAGTAGATGTTGTTTCTAAGGAAAAAGTTTCAAATGCAACATCAGGGTTTCCTCTGCCTGATGGAATGAAATTTCCTTTTTAAATTTATTTTAAAATGGACAAAAATTATCATTTTGAGCCAGAGTTGCTAATTGATTTGATAAACTCATTAAAACGCTTACCTGGTATAGGTGTTAGGTCTGCGCGCAGAATTGCATATTATTTGTTACAGCACGATTTAAAAAGCGCTAGCCGTTTAAGTAGCTCTTTGGCTAAGGCGGTGGAAAATTTGCGCAATTGTAAAGGCTGTAATGGATTTACCGATCATGATTTATGTTACATATGCTCAAATAATCTTCGCGACAATAAATTACTATGTATAGTTGAGAGTCCTACAGATCAGAATTCTTTGGAACTAAGTCATGGATACAAGGGTTTATATTATATTATAATGGGTAGAGTTTCTCCTTTAAACGGTATAGGTCCGAGAGAGTTAAGTTTTCAGCGCATTTTAGACAGAGCAACAGATGGAATTGTTGAAGAGGTAATTATAGCAACAAGCTTTACTGCTGAGGGTGAAACTACTGCTCAATTCTTAGTAAGCATGCTTTCTGAGCATAATATAAAAACTACTAGATTAGCTAGAGGGGTGCCAGCTGGAAGCGAGTTAGAGTATATAGATGCTGGCACAATAGCCTGGGCTCTTGTTGATAGAAGAGAAGTTGTATAAATCTTTATATAGTAACAAAACAAGGCGCCATTGCATTTTAGCATTGCCATGCTTGTTTTGTTATTTAATTTCATTAGACTATTTTTTTTATTATTTGATCTAGTTTCATTGAATCTAAAACGAATAAACGTATTCCTTCTGATAATTTATCGCTAGCCATAGCATCATCATTTAACATGTATCTGAATTCATGTTCTGATAATTCGTTTATATATCTATGCTCTGTGCTTTTAGCTTTTTCTATTGTTAAATTAACTGGGATATGACCTTCTTGTTCGTTTAGTAATTTTAAAAGTTCTGGGCTAATTGTAAGTAGATCACAACCAGATAAAGATGTTATCTGTCCTATGTTTCTGAAACTTGCACCCATGATCTCTGTTTTTATATCATTTGATTTGTAGTAATTATAAATACTAGTGACTGACATTACACCAGGATCATTTTTATTTGATTTTTCTGATTCTTTCCAATTAATATCATTCTTTTTATGCCAATCGTAAATTCTTCCGACAAATGGAGAG
The genomic region above belongs to Candidatus Kinetoplastibacterium blastocrithidii (ex Strigomonas culicis) and contains:
- a CDS encoding UvrD-helicase domain-containing protein; the encoded protein is MQSYSYLDDSSLRDRALNPGESFIIQAPAGSGKTELLTNRILSLLSVVSRPEEILAITFTKKAILEMRTRVINKLKLGLCDIPPSDVVDIISWKLSRLVLERDSLLGWDLLKYPDRINIKTFDSLCFGLVSSLPLLSEISSIPSIAKDPIKYYKAAAYSTLNLAGDYQCVRSLLSHLDIDIKSAIDCIVYMLSKRDQWASILKYGFSRDLFQKELHSAIEKDMTHLLSLMPANWMEDLKQPIIMASRILYDDNKDSILENLLNWNGCLSPGINNLKKIKALASIFLTSQDTLRSPKGLSKKNGFPPGSPHKKKFSEWLMTVKDSHDWVVYLVMLRYAPDDITENQWNVLSDHLNVLLLSVANLSLQFRQRGEIDFIEIAQRAVAVLGNEDNPSDLLLKIDYAISHILVDEFQDTSHIHFELLKVIMSGWQNDCGKSVFIVGDPMQSIYRFRGSDVGLFLNVIKYGIGEIKPFFLKLVSNFRSQSNLVKWTNGVFSSLFPYSNDENIGAISYSPSVSVKPIIDGSAVTFHPLFIKNKIVDNELEELSLNVIGQVLEKSSLSNLESTAMLVQSRNNLGNMINILSKNKIPFRAVEITSLSEKTIVSDLMQIIRAIVHPGDRLAWLSVLRSPFCGLKLETLHMIFGSDHKTPVPVILRKILDSHCSTPNDPNGNVRFFLSGEDSQESLSTLEYRRLVNIAHVLLHSNYSGSFPFSSWIRYLWDLLGGSSVYSDPDADNDAESIFCLIDEIASYGNIDIDVLENEISNLLITSDNTKIGEPFIEIMTIHKAKGLQFDNVILYGIHNSSIRNLESIMRFESHFGNVLFAPMKSKVNDDHDPMIKYIRHRDKVRDSYELDRLIYVAVTRAKKKIHIISPVLIKDDKVTAPNKDSLLNRLWKHLLIPDIKYGAVYEKNKSNDNIISRVLYNDIIPDKKIVFNSTSELTSSYFFGSDYNHSYIINRLILDWLAQIGKTGIDNYSEGFYRYLPIVKKQLLRKSFFGDNIEESAILIVNLIENFLKDDMGMWILSHKKSYRDIAFVDGEGLFFRADVILELENRLLLVEYNLSMVSKNESIEDFVKRIVFSCRDKLSNCCDAISLTYGKPSTAAVCFPFYCILVYI
- a CDS encoding YbaB/EbfC family nucleoid-associated protein; translated protein: MKNQIAGLMRQAQQVQENMKKIQETLADIQIEGSSGGGLVSVIVTCRHDVKSIKIDESLLSDDKDMLEDLVVAALNDALRKVDVVSKEKVSNATSGFPLPDGMKFPF
- the dnaX gene encoding DNA polymerase III subunit gamma/tau, which encodes MNCLALARKWRPRRFCDVIGQEHVVHTLVNSLDTGRLHHAWLFSGTRGVGKTTIARILAKSLNCEKGVSSKPCGICVSCNGIDDGNSVDYLEMDAASNRGVEDMSVLLDQVNYSPVLGRYKVYLIDEVHMLTGHAFNSMLKTLEDPPYHVKFILATTDPQKIPVTILSRCMHFSLRSMSTKVISDLLEKILTKESVHYDNSAVSIISRFARGSMRDALSLTDQVVSYSGGHITDRALISILGLVDKDHLVRIFKSVITHDSSEIIKIANDIEFSGLSYENVLSEFALMLSHLIIIKEVPSLDDDSRFSDMSQIKEIASNISIDLISLLYSVILNSISELEKSPDSYSGFVIILFRLISIISSSDINIDTSDIYEDNGHDIKKDSYYHENSAIGNSVDSHSSDNLNMPSLEEGSCRTNDTDKKLLLKPFDSDSLNSIKLLESISIHTWVDLVNKLPLSGLAGELARHSEWINFDGSSVFIRVSSKALFGHVTRTRLKTILCEYFGIVVDLVVILDITGDKTAHAISKMEYESKRSKLKLIVNNNKFIRSVISIFDGMIMEDTICSISY
- the recR gene encoding recombination mediator RecR, which translates into the protein MDKNYHFEPELLIDLINSLKRLPGIGVRSARRIAYYLLQHDLKSASRLSSSLAKAVENLRNCKGCNGFTDHDLCYICSNNLRDNKLLCIVESPTDQNSLELSHGYKGLYYIIMGRVSPLNGIGPRELSFQRILDRATDGIVEEVIIATSFTAEGETTAQFLVSMLSEHNIKTTRLARGVPAGSELEYIDAGTIAWALVDRREVV